In Ascaphus truei isolate aAscTru1 chromosome 21, aAscTru1.hap1, whole genome shotgun sequence, one DNA window encodes the following:
- the LOC142472440 gene encoding lipocalin-like, producing MLMEKGSKSITAKASERNELTEVKALLQGNHFLVYSSPKGSCEVYELHVVETNYKEYAMMSMRMTKGTDVYTIATLLGRSKKLRTEQLFNFRNFCLQQGLMGAQYSHSSSNCSFWSTVRHGNVVSNDAAGSHHAVI from the exons atgctgatggagaaaggttCAAAATCCATCACCGCTAAAGCGAGTGAACGCAATGAGCTGActgaggtcaaggctcttctacagg GCAATCACTTTTTGGTGTATTCTTCTCCAAAAGGCTCGTGTGAGGTTTATGAACTGCACGTGGTCGAGACCAACTACAAGGAGTATGCCATGATGTCCATGCGCATGACCAAGGGCACGGACGTCTACACCATAGCAACTCTGCTTG GCCGAAGTAAGAAACTGAGGACAGAACAGCTATTCAACTTCCGTAATTTCTGTCTGCAGCAAGGGCTTATGGGAGCACAGTATTCTCATTCTTCCTCAAACTG cagCTTCTGGTCGACGGTTCGCCATGGCAACgttgtgtcaaatgatgctgcagggtcgCATCACGCTGTGATTTAA